One genomic window of Anaerohalosphaeraceae bacterium includes the following:
- a CDS encoding glycoside hydrolase family 3 N-terminal domain-containing protein, translated as MKTASKSKPSYLNSSLPVEKRVQDLLSRMTLEEKVAQMLCVWNEKKTTLLNEKGEFDPDKAKASYREGFGLGQVGRPSDAGGGTTPRQTAELTNAIQKFFIENSRLGIPVVFHEECLHGHAAPEATSFPQPIGLASTFDPELAERLYAMTAYEARVRGTHQALTPVVDVARDPRWGRVEETFGEDPYLAACMGAAAVRGFQGDRNFKDKKHLIATLKHFAAHGQPESGTNCAPVNVSMRILREVFLYPFKKCVEAGVVSVMASYNEIDGVPSHANRWLLREVLRKEWGFKGYVVSDYYAVRELYDRPGLFGHHVAASQKEAAVLAAKAGVNIELPEPDCYPHLVEAVREGLIEESVLDELIAPMLEWKFRMGLFEDPYVDPDEAEKVVGCPAHAQLALEAARKTITLLKNEGGLAPLDLKKIRTIAVIGPNADRVLLGGYSSTPKHFVTVLQGIRDYVGGQADVLYHEGCKITVGGSWAQDEVVLSDPAEDRKSIAEAVQVARRADVIILAIGGNEQTSREAYEKNHLGDRASLEMVGLQDELVNALAETGKPIIALLFNGRPLSVRNLAAKVPVIFECWYLGQEAGRAVAEVLFGQVNPSGKLPITIPRSVGHIPAYYNYKPSARRGYLFDEISPLFAFGYGLSYTTFRFQNLRLEKSTIRSDQSTRVLVDVTNTGTRAGDEIVQMYIRDCVSSVTRPVKELKGFKRITLQPGQTQTVALPIEPEHLAFYDIHMNYTVEPGEFEIMVGSSSRDEDLQKVILTVQK; from the coding sequence ATGAAAACAGCTTCCAAGAGCAAACCATCCTATCTAAACTCTTCTCTGCCTGTGGAAAAAAGGGTCCAGGACCTTCTCTCGCGAATGACCCTCGAGGAAAAAGTGGCCCAGATGCTCTGTGTCTGGAATGAGAAAAAAACCACTCTGCTGAACGAAAAAGGGGAATTTGACCCGGACAAGGCCAAAGCCAGCTATCGAGAGGGTTTTGGTCTGGGGCAGGTGGGACGTCCGAGCGATGCCGGAGGCGGGACAACCCCGCGGCAGACCGCGGAACTGACCAACGCCATCCAGAAATTTTTTATCGAAAACAGCCGGCTGGGGATTCCGGTGGTTTTCCATGAAGAATGTCTGCACGGCCATGCGGCGCCGGAGGCCACCAGTTTTCCGCAGCCGATTGGGCTGGCGTCCACGTTTGACCCGGAACTGGCCGAGCGGCTGTATGCAATGACGGCCTATGAAGCCCGGGTGCGGGGAACGCATCAGGCCCTCACGCCGGTGGTGGATGTGGCACGAGACCCGCGCTGGGGACGCGTGGAGGAAACCTTCGGCGAAGACCCCTATTTGGCGGCGTGCATGGGGGCGGCGGCGGTTCGGGGATTTCAGGGAGACCGCAATTTCAAGGACAAAAAGCATCTGATTGCCACGCTCAAGCACTTTGCCGCCCACGGCCAGCCGGAATCAGGCACCAACTGCGCCCCGGTCAATGTGTCGATGCGAATTCTGCGCGAGGTGTTTTTGTACCCGTTCAAGAAATGCGTCGAGGCGGGGGTAGTGAGCGTGATGGCCTCCTACAACGAAATCGACGGCGTGCCCTCCCACGCCAACCGATGGCTGCTGCGGGAGGTGCTGCGGAAAGAATGGGGCTTTAAAGGATACGTAGTTTCCGATTACTATGCCGTCCGGGAACTGTATGACCGGCCCGGGCTTTTCGGCCATCACGTAGCGGCCAGTCAGAAAGAGGCCGCGGTGCTGGCGGCCAAGGCAGGCGTCAATATCGAGCTGCCGGAGCCGGACTGTTATCCGCATCTGGTCGAGGCGGTGCGGGAAGGCCTGATTGAGGAATCGGTACTGGATGAACTCATTGCCCCGATGCTCGAATGGAAGTTTCGGATGGGGCTTTTTGAAGACCCGTACGTGGACCCGGACGAAGCTGAAAAAGTCGTGGGATGCCCGGCCCATGCGCAGCTGGCCCTGGAGGCGGCCCGCAAGACAATTACACTCCTGAAAAACGAAGGCGGCCTTGCTCCGCTGGATTTGAAGAAAATCCGGACGATTGCCGTCATCGGCCCCAACGCCGACCGTGTGCTGTTGGGCGGATACAGCAGCACCCCCAAACATTTCGTGACAGTCCTGCAGGGCATCCGAGACTATGTCGGCGGACAGGCGGATGTGCTCTATCACGAAGGATGCAAGATTACGGTCGGCGGCTCCTGGGCACAGGATGAAGTGGTGCTCAGCGACCCGGCTGAAGACCGCAAGTCGATTGCCGAAGCGGTCCAGGTCGCCCGGCGGGCGGATGTCATCATTTTGGCCATCGGCGGCAATGAGCAGACCTCCCGCGAGGCCTATGAGAAGAACCATCTGGGCGACCGGGCCAGTCTGGAGATGGTTGGTCTGCAGGATGAGCTGGTTAACGCACTGGCGGAAACCGGCAAGCCCATTATCGCCCTGCTGTTCAACGGCCGGCCTTTGTCCGTCCGCAATCTGGCCGCCAAGGTGCCGGTGATTTTTGAGTGCTGGTATCTGGGGCAGGAAGCTGGACGGGCCGTTGCCGAGGTCCTGTTCGGACAGGTCAATCCGAGCGGAAAACTGCCGATTACAATTCCCCGTTCGGTGGGACATATTCCCGCCTATTACAACTACAAGCCGTCCGCCCGCCGGGGGTATCTCTTCGACGAAATCAGCCCGCTGTTTGCGTTCGGCTACGGGCTCAGCTATACGACGTTCCGATTCCAGAATCTGCGTCTGGAGAAAAGCACGATTCGCTCCGACCAGTCCACACGCGTTTTGGTGGATGTGACCAATACCGGCACGCGTGCCGGAGACGAAATCGTCCAGATGTACATTCGGGACTGTGTCAGTTCCGTAACGCGGCCGGTCAAGGAGCTGAAAGGATTCAAACGCATTACCCTGCAGCCCGGACAAACCCAAACCGTCGCCCTGCCGATTGAACCGGAGCATCTGGCGTTTTACGACATCCATATGAATTACACAGTGGAGCCGGGCGAGTTTGAAATCATGGTGGGCAGCTCCTCCCGAGACGAAGACCTGCAGAAGGTGATTCTGACGGTTCAGAAATAA
- a CDS encoding DUF5597 domain-containing protein produces MQTRCVLWSWLLWTGAIFAADIPHLRRIGEQFHLFVENKPFLMLAGEVGNSAATELSYLEPAWPRFQKMNMNTVLVPVYWDLLEPEEGRFDFSQVDGLIEQARAHQMRLVLLWFGTWKNSMSCYAPAWVKQDWRRFERVRLKDGRTLEILSAFCPENLRADAAAFRALMRHLRQMDEKQQTVLMVQVENEVGMLEDAREWGRAANEAFAGPVPKELMDYLASRKETLHPTLQALWAKRGFRTEGTWQEVFGRGLETDEIFTAWHYGRYVQAVAAAGKAEYPLPMFVNAALNRPNKKPGEYPSGGPLPHLMDIWKAAAKDIDFLAPDIYFPNIAYWCESYTRTDNPLFIPEIRKGPECGVQVFYAVGKHRAIGFSPFAIDTVDEKTAAALGQAYAILGGLFGELTSSKEPPAMYGVLLDNEKPEETIQLGSYRIRLRHDYTWEWSGGDSKAYSWPQKAYSWPPAGGLVAQIGPDTFWAAGQGIILTFQSANPNENAGILWIEEGQFRNGQWVRTRWLSGDESHQGRHVRLPMGEFGVQRFRLYGYQ; encoded by the coding sequence ATGCAGACACGCTGCGTTTTGTGGAGCTGGCTGCTCTGGACGGGGGCAATTTTTGCGGCGGACATCCCGCACCTGCGGCGAATCGGAGAGCAGTTTCATCTGTTCGTCGAGAACAAGCCGTTTCTGATGCTGGCCGGGGAGGTCGGCAATTCGGCGGCGACGGAGCTGTCTTATCTGGAACCCGCCTGGCCTCGATTTCAAAAAATGAATATGAACACCGTGCTGGTGCCGGTGTACTGGGACCTATTAGAGCCGGAGGAGGGCCGCTTTGATTTTTCGCAGGTGGACGGCCTGATTGAACAGGCACGGGCCCACCAAATGCGGCTGGTGCTGCTGTGGTTTGGGACCTGGAAAAACAGCATGTCCTGCTATGCGCCGGCGTGGGTCAAGCAGGACTGGCGGCGGTTCGAGCGCGTGCGGCTCAAAGACGGGCGGACACTGGAAATCTTGTCAGCCTTCTGTCCGGAGAATCTGCGGGCGGATGCGGCGGCGTTCCGCGCCCTGATGCGGCACCTTCGCCAAATGGATGAAAAACAGCAGACCGTCCTGATGGTGCAGGTGGAAAACGAAGTCGGAATGCTGGAGGACGCAAGGGAATGGGGGCGGGCGGCCAATGAGGCCTTCGCCGGCCCTGTCCCGAAGGAGTTAATGGACTATCTGGCCAGCCGAAAAGAAACACTGCATCCGACCCTGCAGGCCCTCTGGGCCAAGCGGGGCTTTCGCACCGAAGGCACCTGGCAGGAGGTCTTCGGCAGAGGGCTCGAAACGGATGAGATTTTTACGGCCTGGCACTACGGGCGGTATGTGCAGGCGGTCGCAGCAGCGGGCAAGGCGGAGTATCCGCTGCCGATGTTTGTCAATGCGGCCCTGAATCGTCCGAATAAAAAGCCGGGCGAGTACCCCAGCGGAGGCCCCCTGCCGCATCTGATGGACATCTGGAAGGCGGCGGCCAAAGACATTGATTTTCTGGCGCCCGATATTTATTTCCCGAATATAGCGTACTGGTGTGAATCGTACACCCGAACAGATAATCCGCTGTTTATTCCGGAAATCCGCAAGGGACCAGAATGCGGCGTACAGGTCTTTTATGCCGTCGGAAAACACCGGGCCATCGGCTTTAGCCCCTTTGCGATTGACACAGTCGATGAGAAGACGGCGGCGGCCCTCGGGCAGGCGTATGCAATTCTGGGGGGACTGTTCGGGGAACTGACATCGTCAAAAGAACCGCCGGCGATGTACGGGGTGCTTTTGGATAACGAGAAACCGGAAGAAACCATTCAACTGGGCTCATACCGAATCCGCCTCCGGCACGACTACACCTGGGAGTGGTCCGGCGGTGACTCAAAGGCCTATTCGTGGCCGCAAAAGGCCTATTCATGGCCGCCGGCGGGCGGCTTGGTTGCTCAGATCGGACCAGACACCTTTTGGGCCGCCGGACAGGGAATTATCCTGACCTTTCAATCCGCCAATCCAAACGAAAACGCCGGGATTTTATGGATTGAAGAGGGACAGTTCCGCAACGGGCAATGGGTGCGGACACGTTGGCTGAGCGGTGATGAAAGCCATCAGGGCCGTCACGTTCGCCTGCCGATGGGCGAATTCGGCGTGCAGCGGTTCCGCCTCTACGGCTATCAGTAA
- a CDS encoding carbohydrate binding domain-containing protein produces MMRPKHIPFMTAFVLCFSSPLWANANVLVNPGFESGTAGWTARGCTISAVTSPVRSGTYSARATGRTATWQGIQQTLMDKVVVGQTYQISGYVRVSTASAPVIVSIQKTDGNGTTYTNVASGTANNTGWVYLSGNYTVTVSGTLTELWVYFEGPASGVDLFVDDASVYGPTVSNEASLQISPTTRYQMIEGFGAAGAWYEGMLTGHTQKATLYNLLFRDLGLDIYRVRNAYNQSGGADYMSRTAQIISAGQAALGRPLKVLLSCWSPPAYLKSNGETANGGTLIGGPSNYAYDQLADWFADSITAWNNLGVNIDYLSIQNEPDWTASWDTCRYEPSETSTYAGYNKAFQAVYNKLYARFGTAMPKMLAPETTGLYGAAGSSPSAYISALFNQDQVYGYAHHLYNINAGDNPDAYLTAMQNFRAQWGTKPLFQTEYEKAAGSWPDAYNLALLLHNALTVEQVSAYLYWDLFWGNEGGLITLNSTSTYTINSDYWGFKHFSAFIHSGWQRIEASSSAPMIRISAYISPDGQNLTAVLINTSDSTTVNASAAFPGYTVTGGTLYRTTQTQNCVNLGSYSGGPLSLPPKSVTTLALTGYTGPSRTLIVSSTPGGTVISPGTGTFSYGNGTQVSLTASAAADYRFTGWTGTAVDAGKVAEPAAASTTVLVDGDYTVTATFALDELPPTPTPAWLTPPTAVGANRITMTAAACTDDNPPVEYFFECTTDASASSGWQTGTTYTAQGLSPLTLYRFRVKARDNTSRRNETDWSDVRSARTQLPRVTVSPLGTGWQSGLSRAPEPGSSRLLIFTAHAEHSSAITLNSVTYGGRPMTKILEQSVGTMSRAYAAVFVLDEAGIAAASGNTFVPSWSANPSSGAGYASLFLTGVNQAVPIGPKASNASNSGTITTSALATEAGDLVIVAGTCGNEGTYTVNNGFTKAMELTISSADGVVGHKSATGAAEIPSLTHSNVNRQVILGFVVQAAAINWLYGDFLQSGSVDMADLSELAWLWMSEDCGPADINDDCWIDLTELAEFAANWLLSY; encoded by the coding sequence ATGATGCGCCCCAAACACATTCCTTTTATGACCGCCTTTGTTCTGTGTTTTTCTTCGCCGCTGTGGGCTAACGCCAATGTCCTTGTCAACCCCGGTTTTGAAAGCGGCACCGCCGGCTGGACCGCCCGGGGCTGCACCATCAGTGCCGTCACCTCTCCGGTCCGTTCCGGCACATACAGTGCCCGCGCAACGGGACGAACGGCAACCTGGCAGGGCATCCAGCAAACCCTGATGGACAAAGTGGTTGTGGGGCAGACCTATCAGATTTCCGGCTATGTGCGCGTCAGCACGGCCAGTGCTCCAGTAATCGTTTCTATCCAAAAGACGGACGGGAACGGGACAACCTACACCAATGTGGCAAGCGGCACCGCCAACAATACCGGCTGGGTGTATCTGTCCGGCAATTATACCGTCACAGTCAGCGGCACGCTTACGGAGCTGTGGGTCTATTTTGAAGGCCCTGCATCCGGCGTCGATTTGTTCGTGGACGATGCCTCTGTTTACGGTCCGACGGTCAGCAATGAGGCCTCCCTTCAGATTTCCCCGACGACCCGCTACCAAATGATTGAGGGGTTTGGGGCCGCCGGCGCCTGGTATGAGGGCATGCTCACCGGACATACCCAGAAGGCGACCCTGTATAACCTCCTGTTCCGCGACCTCGGTCTGGATATATACCGCGTTCGCAATGCCTATAACCAGTCCGGCGGGGCGGATTATATGAGCCGCACCGCCCAAATCATTTCCGCCGGCCAGGCTGCGTTAGGGCGGCCTTTGAAGGTTCTGCTTTCCTGCTGGTCGCCGCCGGCCTACCTCAAAAGCAACGGAGAGACCGCCAACGGCGGAACACTCATCGGCGGCCCCTCCAATTATGCCTATGACCAGCTGGCCGACTGGTTTGCCGACAGCATTACCGCCTGGAACAATCTCGGAGTGAACATTGATTATCTCAGCATCCAGAACGAGCCGGATTGGACTGCCTCCTGGGATACCTGTCGGTATGAACCGAGCGAAACTTCAACCTATGCCGGCTACAACAAGGCCTTTCAGGCCGTTTACAATAAACTGTATGCCCGCTTCGGCACGGCAATGCCCAAAATGCTGGCTCCGGAGACCACCGGTTTGTACGGTGCCGCCGGCAGCAGTCCCTCGGCCTACATCTCGGCGTTGTTCAATCAGGACCAGGTGTACGGGTATGCTCATCATCTTTACAATATCAACGCCGGAGATAATCCCGATGCCTATCTGACGGCGATGCAGAATTTCCGGGCTCAATGGGGCACCAAGCCGCTCTTTCAGACGGAATACGAAAAGGCCGCCGGCAGCTGGCCCGATGCCTACAACCTCGCTTTGCTTTTGCACAATGCCCTTACTGTCGAGCAGGTCAGCGCCTATTTGTATTGGGATTTATTCTGGGGCAATGAAGGAGGCCTGATTACGCTTAACTCCACTTCTACTTACACCATCAACTCCGACTACTGGGGTTTTAAGCACTTTTCGGCCTTTATTCATTCCGGCTGGCAGCGTATTGAGGCGTCCTCCAGCGCGCCCATGATACGGATATCTGCTTATATCAGCCCCGACGGTCAGAATCTGACCGCCGTCCTGATCAACACCAGCGACAGCACAACAGTAAACGCATCAGCGGCGTTTCCCGGATACACCGTTACCGGCGGAACCCTCTATCGCACCACGCAGACGCAAAACTGTGTGAACCTTGGTTCTTACAGCGGCGGGCCTCTTTCTCTCCCGCCCAAATCCGTCACGACGCTGGCCCTGACCGGCTATACAGGGCCTTCCCGCACGCTGATTGTTTCGTCCACGCCGGGCGGTACGGTCATTTCTCCCGGCACAGGCACCTTTTCCTACGGAAATGGAACACAGGTGTCTTTGACGGCCTCTGCGGCGGCGGATTATCGGTTTACGGGCTGGACCGGAACCGCTGTGGATGCGGGCAAAGTGGCCGAGCCCGCTGCCGCATCTACGACAGTTCTTGTGGATGGAGATTATACCGTTACGGCCACATTTGCTTTGGATGAGCTGCCGCCGACACCGACTCCGGCGTGGCTGACGCCTCCGACGGCGGTTGGGGCCAACCGCATTACAATGACGGCAGCGGCCTGCACTGACGACAATCCGCCGGTGGAGTATTTCTTTGAGTGCACGACGGATGCCTCCGCCAGCAGCGGCTGGCAGACCGGTACTACCTATACGGCCCAGGGGTTGTCCCCGCTGACGCTTTATCGCTTCCGCGTCAAGGCACGCGACAATACGAGCCGACGGAATGAAACGGACTGGTCGGATGTTCGCTCGGCCCGAACCCAGCTGCCCCGTGTGACGGTCAGTCCCTTGGGGACGGGCTGGCAAAGCGGTCTGAGTCGAGCTCCGGAGCCGGGAAGCAGTCGGCTGCTGATTTTTACAGCCCATGCAGAGCATTCATCGGCCATTACGCTCAACAGCGTCACCTACGGCGGCCGGCCAATGACCAAAATTCTTGAACAAAGTGTTGGGACGATGTCACGAGCCTACGCGGCGGTATTCGTTCTCGATGAGGCGGGCATTGCCGCCGCCTCGGGCAATACCTTTGTGCCTTCCTGGAGCGCCAATCCCAGCAGCGGTGCCGGCTATGCGAGTCTTTTCCTGACCGGCGTCAATCAGGCAGTGCCGATTGGCCCCAAAGCCTCCAACGCCTCGAATTCCGGTACAATCACCACTTCCGCTTTGGCGACGGAAGCAGGCGATTTGGTGATTGTGGCCGGAACGTGCGGGAATGAAGGAACCTACACTGTCAACAACGGCTTTACAAAAGCAATGGAATTGACAATTTCGTCCGCTGACGGTGTGGTCGGGCACAAATCAGCGACCGGCGCGGCCGAAATTCCCAGTTTGACTCACTCCAATGTGAATCGTCAGGTTATTCTCGGCTTCGTCGTGCAGGCGGCGGCAATCAACTGGCTGTACGGCGATTTTCTCCAGAGCGGTTCCGTGGATATGGCGGACCTGTCCGAGCTGGCCTGGCTGTGGATGAGTGAGGACTGCGGGCCGGCCGACATCAATGACGACTGCTGGATTGACCTGACGGAACTGGCGGAATTTGCCGCCAACTGGCTGCTGTCTTACTGA
- a CDS encoding sigma-70 family RNA polymerase sigma factor, which yields MQENESKQTMSNTQKPKEELFFHLFMTYQRNFYAYILSSVHNYADANDLLQETAAVMWRKFDEFQQGSSFLAWGITIAQNLVLKFFNEHKRSRIQFDDALLKDLADTTLDEMKDANALTEALRQCFQKLNETNQKLLRLRYQDGMTIKAIAALVGKPVFGMYKAFARLQDALQVCIENTLRREGAVE from the coding sequence ATGCAGGAAAACGAATCAAAACAAACAATGTCAAATACCCAAAAACCCAAAGAAGAACTGTTTTTTCATCTGTTTATGACATATCAGAGGAATTTTTACGCCTATATCCTTTCCTCTGTCCATAACTACGCGGATGCCAATGACTTGCTTCAGGAAACCGCCGCCGTAATGTGGAGAAAATTTGACGAGTTTCAACAAGGAAGCAGTTTTTTAGCCTGGGGAATCACCATCGCGCAAAATTTGGTTTTAAAATTCTTTAACGAACATAAAAGGTCCAGAATCCAGTTTGATGATGCTCTGCTCAAAGACCTGGCCGATACGACCCTGGATGAAATGAAAGACGCCAATGCGCTGACCGAAGCCCTGCGGCAGTGCTTTCAGAAACTGAATGAAACAAACCAAAAACTGCTTCGGCTCCGTTATCAGGACGGTATGACTATCAAAGCAATCGCCGCCCTCGTTGGCAAGCCGGTTTTCGGAATGTACAAGGCCTTTGCCCGCCTTCAGGATGCCCTTCAGGTCTGCATTGAAAATACACTTCGCCGGGAGGGAGCGGTCGAATGA
- a CDS encoding FecR domain-containing protein, which produces MNESIRKELAELIQMELDGTLTDEQFNRLCFLLKSSPEARRYYGRTISIIAIFHEPSGIQPAHTETMADPSGSSLDAAFWRELALNEQTAAPVPIEKTEKTADSPPAADRAAGPSYRVSRLSLYSLLVSSAALILLISYALLGSAGRGVEVATLSETLNAQWASPERGLREGSRLCTHTKPLRLGGGIAVIQFDNGSRVVLEGPAEFTLLTDDQIQLRTGRLFASIPKTAVGFTVSTPFSKIIDLGTEFGIKTDLDGMEVHVIAGKTMMISGPAKESKNQYEIKEGFAKAVNAAGAVLDIALKKEAFVRRVNPQTQFVWRGQNVNLADIVGGGSGFGTGRIEAGIDPLNGQKVEKITPRYSIKGSGRYELVPWNPFVDGVFVPDPSSKPVVVSSRGDLFDECPATNGEFWTEITNGGQLSDPVELSSPQFRLNGQVYGTADNPAIFMHANLGITFDLQAIRRTLPKLKISRFTALAGISENGPRRSPYADFWVLVDGKVRFCRRGADGTEVYSIEVDLKESDRFLTLAVTDGGREKCLWIDGQPYVLDGDWGLFALPQLHLQAE; this is translated from the coding sequence ATGAATGAGTCGATTCGGAAAGAACTGGCTGAACTGATTCAAATGGAGCTGGACGGAACACTGACCGACGAGCAGTTCAACCGGCTCTGCTTTCTTTTGAAAAGCTCTCCGGAGGCGCGGCGATATTACGGACGCACGATTTCCATTATTGCCATCTTTCACGAGCCCAGCGGGATTCAGCCGGCGCACACCGAAACAATGGCAGACCCGTCCGGCAGCTCTCTGGATGCAGCCTTCTGGAGAGAACTGGCCCTGAATGAACAAACCGCCGCTCCGGTTCCCATTGAAAAAACAGAGAAAACAGCGGACAGTCCCCCTGCCGCCGACAGAGCCGCAGGGCCTTCTTACAGGGTCAGCAGGCTTTCCTTGTATTCCCTGCTCGTTTCTTCCGCAGCGCTGATTCTGCTGATTTCTTACGCCCTGCTCGGGTCTGCCGGACGCGGCGTGGAAGTGGCAACACTCTCAGAGACTCTGAACGCGCAATGGGCCTCGCCTGAACGGGGACTTCGCGAAGGAAGCCGTCTGTGTACCCATACAAAACCGCTGCGGCTGGGAGGAGGAATCGCCGTGATTCAGTTTGACAACGGAAGCCGAGTGGTGCTGGAAGGTCCCGCCGAATTTACCCTGCTGACCGATGACCAGATTCAGCTTCGTACCGGCCGGCTATTTGCCTCCATCCCCAAAACAGCCGTCGGGTTTACCGTCAGTACACCTTTTTCCAAAATTATCGATTTGGGGACGGAATTCGGCATCAAAACCGACCTGGACGGAATGGAAGTTCACGTGATAGCCGGCAAAACCATGATGATTTCGGGCCCGGCCAAAGAATCCAAGAACCAATATGAAATCAAGGAAGGGTTTGCCAAGGCCGTCAATGCCGCCGGTGCCGTGCTGGATATCGCCCTGAAAAAAGAGGCCTTCGTGCGGCGAGTGAATCCGCAGACGCAGTTTGTCTGGAGGGGACAAAATGTAAATCTGGCGGATATTGTCGGCGGAGGCAGCGGCTTCGGAACCGGACGCATCGAGGCGGGCATTGACCCGCTCAACGGCCAGAAAGTGGAAAAAATCACCCCCCGCTACAGCATCAAAGGCAGCGGACGCTATGAACTCGTTCCGTGGAATCCCTTTGTGGACGGCGTTTTTGTGCCTGACCCGAGCTCCAAACCCGTCGTCGTCAGCTCTCGCGGCGATCTCTTTGACGAGTGTCCGGCAACCAACGGGGAATTCTGGACGGAAATTACCAACGGCGGGCAGTTGTCCGATCCGGTGGAATTGTCCAGTCCGCAGTTTCGGCTGAACGGCCAGGTCTATGGAACGGCGGACAATCCGGCCATTTTTATGCATGCCAATCTGGGAATTACATTTGATTTGCAGGCCATTCGCCGAACGCTCCCGAAACTGAAAATCAGCCGCTTTACGGCCCTGGCGGGCATCAGCGAAAACGGCCCGCGGCGAAGTCCCTATGCAGACTTTTGGGTGCTGGTGGACGGCAAAGTTCGGTTCTGCCGGCGAGGAGCAGACGGGACGGAGGTTTATTCGATTGAGGTAGACTTAAAAGAAAGTGACCGGTTCCTGACACTGGCCGTCACCGACGGCGGCCGTGAAAAATGTCTCTGGATTGACGGACAGCCCTATGTGCTGGACGGAGACTGGGGGCTGTTTGCTCTGCCCCAGCTGCATCTGCAGGCCGAATAA
- a CDS encoding PEP-CTERM sorting domain-containing protein (PEP-CTERM proteins occur, often in large numbers, in the proteomes of bacteria that also encode an exosortase, a predicted intramembrane cysteine proteinase. The presence of a PEP-CTERM domain at a protein's C-terminus predicts cleavage within the sorting domain, followed by covalent anchoring to some some component of the (usually Gram-negative) cell surface. Many PEP-CTERM proteins exhibit an unusual sequence composition that includes large numbers of potential glycosylation sites. Expression of one such protein has been shown restore the ability of a bacterium to form floc, a type of biofilm.): MKTTWKLVFCTLILALTAVVWADEHNFWIQGNQGSWNDPANWSRGVVPDTLPAGDGGGKCVGFAGSTSIANVGVGELAEFGSSAFWSDFWGPEWGATLNINGGRFIHRGFVAAPIGAADAPSNINVSNGGYFEVGELALGDNWWFWDAPYANLNVYDSSTARARGWMWLGGRVNLYDNAVLTIGGLVNMAAHGSTYARIDIWNNAMMLIQGSAAGRDPYQEALGWIANGQLIAFGGAGQVIVSQTPNGVQITAMIPEPATVLLLGLGGLTMLRKKG; encoded by the coding sequence ATGAAAACAACATGGAAACTGGTCTTCTGTACACTCATCCTTGCCCTGACGGCCGTCGTTTGGGCGGATGAGCACAACTTCTGGATTCAGGGGAATCAAGGTTCGTGGAATGACCCTGCCAACTGGTCCAGAGGGGTGGTTCCGGATACCCTTCCGGCCGGTGACGGCGGAGGCAAATGTGTCGGGTTTGCCGGCAGCACATCCATCGCGAATGTAGGGGTCGGAGAGCTGGCGGAATTCGGCAGCAGCGCCTTCTGGTCCGATTTCTGGGGCCCGGAATGGGGTGCCACACTGAACATCAACGGCGGACGCTTTATTCATCGCGGATTTGTCGCGGCCCCGATCGGTGCGGCGGATGCTCCGTCCAACATCAATGTCTCCAACGGCGGATACTTCGAAGTCGGAGAACTGGCCCTGGGCGACAACTGGTGGTTCTGGGATGCACCGTATGCGAATCTGAATGTGTACGATTCGAGCACAGCCAGAGCCCGCGGCTGGATGTGGCTGGGCGGCAGGGTCAACCTGTATGACAATGCCGTTCTGACCATCGGCGGACTGGTGAATATGGCGGCTCATGGGAGCACGTATGCCCGCATCGACATCTGGAACAACGCCATGATGCTCATTCAGGGTTCCGCCGCCGGACGGGACCCCTACCAGGAAGCCCTCGGCTGGATTGCCAACGGTCAATTGATTGCTTTCGGCGGGGCCGGGCAGGTTATCGTGTCCCAAACCCCCAACGGCGTTCAGATTACCGCGATGATTCCCGAACCGGCTACGGTGCTTCTGCTGGGTCTGGGCGGACTGACGATGCTCCGCAAAAAAGGATAA